From a region of the Salinispira pacifica genome:
- a CDS encoding SDR family NAD(P)-dependent oxidoreductase, giving the protein MYTDVSLEGQTAVITGASAGIGEACAAALAHEKVNLILCARREEKIRNLARQLEETYGVSVRPVVLDVRDRKAVKEFASQLSSEGLGIDILVNNAGLARGKDPLQSADMDDWDEMIDTNVKGLLYMTRGIAPLMLESSSAPLIINIGSIAGMQAYEGGGVYCATKAAVGMISDGLRIDTVSSAMRVCNIRPGLAETEFSLVRFHGDNDKAQKVYQDLEPLYAGDIADAVRYVCTRPSHVQISQLTIMPTRQASGSVVHRGD; this is encoded by the coding sequence ATGTATACTGATGTTTCATTAGAGGGTCAAACCGCAGTGATCACCGGTGCAAGCGCGGGAATCGGCGAGGCCTGCGCCGCAGCACTGGCTCATGAAAAAGTGAACCTGATTCTCTGTGCCAGGCGGGAAGAGAAAATCCGCAATCTTGCCCGTCAGCTTGAAGAAACCTACGGTGTATCCGTGCGGCCGGTGGTTCTGGATGTCAGGGACCGGAAGGCGGTTAAAGAATTTGCGTCTCAGCTTTCATCCGAGGGTCTGGGTATTGATATTCTTGTGAACAATGCAGGTCTTGCCCGGGGCAAGGATCCTCTGCAGAGCGCGGACATGGATGACTGGGATGAGATGATCGACACCAACGTGAAAGGCCTTCTCTACATGACCCGGGGGATCGCCCCTCTGATGCTGGAAAGCTCATCAGCTCCGTTGATTATCAACATCGGCTCCATAGCGGGAATGCAGGCATATGAAGGCGGCGGAGTATACTGCGCAACCAAGGCTGCAGTGGGAATGATCAGCGACGGCCTGAGAATCGATACGGTTTCCTCTGCCATGAGGGTGTGCAACATCCGCCCCGGGCTTGCGGAAACCGAGTTTTCCCTGGTGCGCTTCCACGGCGATAATGATAAAGCACAGAAGGTGTATCAGGATCTTGAGCCCCTCTACGCCGGAGATATTGCAGATGCGGTGCGCTACGTGTGTACCCGTCCTAGCCACGTCCAGATCAGTCAGCTCACCATTATGCCCACCCGCCAGGCCAGCGGCAGCGTAGTGCACAGAGGGGATTAA
- a CDS encoding NAD-binding protein gives MHSENIIIGAGPIGIEMAVNLKNAGQQVLVIDAG, from the coding sequence ATGCATAGCGAGAATATTATAATCGGAGCGGGACCCATCGGAATTGAGATGGCGGTGAATCTGAAAAATGCAGGACAGCAGGTTCTGGTAATTGATGCGGGGTAG
- a CDS encoding NAD(P)-binding domain-containing protein, with protein MGQTIMNWPASTPFFSSPERTAIAGIPLQTVHQSMVTGEEYLAYLRTVVEHYDLHPLLYHRVISARAQGAGGTGGRFQLTVEHRGTEKKFSCRNLIMAHGNMHAPRRLGVPGEDLEFVDNYHDDIHRYFRQNLLIVGGRNSAVEAAIRAWRGGARVTLMYRQPELTKEKLNSRYHLEISILMQKERIRFLGSSEIREIRNDEISYLRNGKEETGTWDFVLLCTGFEKDLSLLHELGVKLNPDGEPVLNEPTMEANVPGLYFAGTSVSGGRDSYRQFVGTSHVHVEKILRSIAGENARAVTGDYFPRSYPFSRADIEPVEGKSVDENTADR; from the coding sequence GTGGGCCAGACTATCATGAACTGGCCGGCGAGCACCCCGTTTTTTTCCAGTCCCGAGCGAACCGCCATTGCCGGCATTCCTCTTCAGACCGTCCATCAAAGCATGGTGACCGGGGAAGAGTACCTGGCGTATTTGAGAACGGTGGTTGAGCACTACGACCTCCATCCGCTGCTGTATCACCGGGTGATCTCGGCCCGGGCCCAGGGAGCCGGCGGTACAGGCGGGCGGTTTCAGCTCACGGTTGAGCACCGGGGAACGGAGAAAAAGTTCAGCTGCCGAAATCTCATTATGGCCCACGGCAACATGCATGCGCCCCGGAGGCTGGGTGTACCCGGTGAAGACCTTGAGTTCGTGGACAATTATCATGATGACATCCACCGCTATTTCCGCCAAAACCTGCTCATAGTGGGCGGCAGAAACTCCGCCGTTGAGGCGGCAATCCGTGCATGGCGTGGGGGTGCACGGGTGACCCTCATGTACCGCCAACCCGAACTTACTAAAGAGAAGCTCAACAGCCGATATCACCTTGAAATATCCATCCTTATGCAGAAAGAACGTATCCGGTTCCTAGGCTCGTCTGAGATCAGGGAAATTCGAAATGACGAGATCAGCTATCTGCGAAACGGGAAGGAAGAAACCGGGACGTGGGACTTTGTTCTCCTCTGCACCGGATTTGAAAAGGATCTGAGTCTGCTTCATGAACTGGGTGTGAAGCTCAACCCGGATGGCGAGCCTGTACTGAATGAACCGACCATGGAAGCCAATGTTCCGGGGCTGTATTTTGCCGGAACTTCGGTTTCGGGAGGACGGGACAGTTACCGGCAATTCGTGGGTACAAGCCACGTACATGTTGAAAAAATCCTGCGAAGTATTGCCGGGGAAAATGCCCGGGCAGTGACCGGAGACTATTTTCCCCGCAGCTACCCCTTCAGCCGGGCGGATATCGAACCGGTGGAGGGTAAATCCGTGGATGAAAATACGGCGGACAGATGA
- a CDS encoding Fe(3+) ABC transporter substrate-binding protein: MIHILKRGLLVSAFLLVFSAALFANGSGEESEVVNVYSHRHYDSDQELFDEFTRQTGIQVNVVLAKSDELIERLRSEGENSPADLLITVDASRLYRAQDLGLLQGVTSPVLEEQVPAHLRETDGNWYGLTKRARVIVYNNQVTEPEISTYEDLADPGLGESILIRSSSNIYNISLLSSIIAHQGEEAASEWAEGVVNNMARAPQGNDRDQMKALVAGEGRYAVVNTYYVGLLLNSSDPAEQEVGEKIGIIFPNQEGRGTHVNISGAGVTRSAPNRENAVKLLEFLTGSQAQSVYANKNYEYPVNPAVEAGETVASWGDFQEDDLELRRIGENNAAALRIFDQVGWQ, encoded by the coding sequence ATGATTCATATATTGAAGCGCGGACTTCTGGTTTCCGCTTTTCTGCTTGTTTTTTCCGCAGCGCTCTTTGCCAACGGCAGCGGCGAAGAATCAGAGGTGGTGAACGTATACAGTCACCGGCATTACGACAGCGATCAGGAGCTTTTTGACGAGTTCACCCGCCAGACAGGTATTCAGGTGAACGTGGTTCTGGCCAAATCTGATGAGCTGATTGAACGGCTCAGATCCGAGGGTGAGAACAGTCCCGCAGACCTGCTGATTACCGTGGATGCCAGCCGGCTTTACAGGGCACAGGATCTGGGACTTCTCCAGGGAGTAACATCACCGGTTCTGGAGGAGCAGGTTCCCGCTCATCTCAGAGAGACCGACGGCAACTGGTACGGTCTCACCAAGCGGGCCAGGGTGATTGTGTACAACAATCAGGTGACCGAGCCAGAAATATCAACATATGAAGATCTGGCGGATCCCGGGCTGGGTGAATCAATCCTTATCAGATCCAGCAGCAATATTTACAACATCAGCCTGCTTTCATCCATTATTGCCCACCAGGGCGAGGAAGCTGCATCAGAGTGGGCTGAGGGTGTTGTGAACAACATGGCCCGTGCACCCCAGGGAAATGACCGGGATCAGATGAAGGCGCTGGTGGCCGGAGAAGGCCGATATGCGGTTGTAAACACCTATTATGTGGGACTTCTCCTGAACTCAAGCGATCCTGCCGAGCAGGAAGTGGGAGAAAAAATCGGCATTATCTTCCCCAACCAGGAAGGCCGGGGAACCCATGTGAATATCAGCGGAGCCGGAGTGACACGCTCAGCACCCAACCGGGAAAATGCCGTGAAGCTTCTTGAGTTTCTCACCGGTTCCCAGGCCCAGAGCGTATATGCCAACAAAAATTACGAGTACCCGGTGAATCCCGCAGTTGAAGCCGGTGAAACCGTGGCATCCTGGGGAGACTTCCAGGAAGACGACCTAGAACTCCGGAGAATCGGAGAAAACAATGCCGCCGCTCTGAGAATATTCGATCAGGTCGGATGGCAGTGA
- a CDS encoding ABC transporter permease, with translation MIRNNNLRGGIRFLPRLPLYPSWVLILGGISVLLILPFLGPLYALLRPGNELWQHLKSTVLPDYLRDTLVLSLSVMAVTAVMGAVPAWIVSRYRFPLRRMLDKSMLLPLAIPAYITAYAYAGMTDYFGPLWNLGTRLGMSGEALRSIRFTGMGEGMGGLILVMSFALHPYVYVILRHQFRFRITSSLEAARSLGAGELKQFFALALPASIPSLTAALTVVLMELLNEYGAVVYYGRNTITTGIFRAWFGFYDLPAARRLGGVLMLSVLAILFLFFLIQRRKGYGDHSPRELTPIRLRGMKRLIFPLLVMLPMLLGFAFPLIQLLSWGVRVLPGTNWSPIIQGVGNTLGLGVLSGILIVILSIAFANGRRLSSYPILNRFSDLSLVGHSVPGAVIALGVLGIASTLGQYSSVASLVQSGLMLLIFAYVVRFIAVSHRAIAPVMEYQLKKQDEASRSLGAGPWKTLFRIHLPSLYPAIFGALALSFLEVVKELPLTMILRPFNFNTLAVRAYELAANEMVQEAAVPSLILVALGLLGVILIQHRSET, from the coding sequence ATGATCCGAAACAATAACCTCCGGGGAGGAATCCGTTTCCTCCCCCGGCTGCCTCTCTATCCCTCCTGGGTTCTCATCCTGGGAGGGATTTCTGTGCTTCTCATCCTTCCATTTCTGGGACCTCTCTATGCCCTGCTTCGTCCGGGGAACGAACTCTGGCAGCATCTGAAAAGCACCGTGCTGCCGGATTACCTGCGGGATACGCTTGTGTTGTCCCTGTCGGTGATGGCTGTCACAGCGGTGATGGGCGCAGTCCCCGCGTGGATAGTCAGCCGCTACCGCTTCCCCCTGCGCAGGATGTTGGACAAGAGCATGCTTCTGCCCCTTGCGATCCCCGCCTACATTACCGCCTATGCGTATGCGGGAATGACCGACTATTTCGGACCTCTATGGAATCTTGGAACAAGGCTGGGTATGAGCGGCGAAGCACTCCGGAGTATCCGTTTCACCGGCATGGGAGAGGGCATGGGAGGACTGATCCTGGTGATGAGTTTTGCCCTCCACCCCTATGTGTATGTTATTCTCAGACATCAGTTCAGGTTCAGGATTACCTCTTCCCTGGAGGCTGCACGCAGTCTGGGGGCGGGGGAGCTGAAACAGTTTTTCGCCCTTGCCCTTCCGGCGAGCATTCCTTCTCTCACTGCCGCCCTGACAGTGGTCCTCATGGAGCTGTTGAACGAGTACGGTGCGGTGGTGTATTACGGCAGAAACACCATTACAACCGGCATATTCCGGGCATGGTTCGGCTTTTATGATCTCCCTGCAGCCCGTCGGCTCGGGGGGGTGCTGATGCTCAGCGTACTGGCAATTCTCTTCCTGTTCTTCCTGATTCAGCGGCGCAAAGGCTACGGCGATCATTCTCCCCGGGAACTGACTCCGATCCGGCTGAGGGGGATGAAGCGGCTCATCTTTCCCCTTTTGGTGATGCTTCCCATGCTCCTGGGCTTTGCATTTCCCCTGATCCAGCTGCTCTCCTGGGGAGTGCGGGTATTGCCGGGAACAAACTGGTCTCCGATAATTCAAGGGGTGGGGAACACCCTGGGGCTGGGTGTCCTCAGCGGAATACTCATCGTGATTCTCAGCATAGCCTTTGCCAACGGGAGAAGATTATCCAGCTACCCGATTCTCAACCGCTTCTCGGATCTCTCCCTGGTGGGGCACAGCGTGCCGGGTGCGGTAATCGCACTGGGGGTTTTGGGTATTGCATCGACCTTGGGGCAATACAGTTCCGTCGCTTCCCTGGTACAGAGCGGACTGATGCTTCTCATTTTTGCATATGTGGTACGCTTTATCGCCGTAAGCCATCGGGCAATTGCTCCGGTGATGGAATATCAACTGAAAAAACAGGATGAAGCCAGCCGGTCTCTGGGGGCGGGACCATGGAAGACCCTCTTTCGGATTCATCTTCCCTCCCTCTATCCGGCAATTTTCGGGGCACTGGCCTTAAGTTTTCTGGAAGTAGTGAAGGAACTCCCCCTGACCATGATTCTCAGACCATTCAACTTCAACACCCTTGCGGTGAGGGCCTATGAGCTTGCAGCCAATGAGATGGTTCAGGAAGCAGCGGTTCCCTCCCTTATACTCGTGGCTTTGGGACTTCTGGGGGTGATTCTCATACAGCACAGGAGCGAAACATGA